The sequence TACTGACAGGCAGCGTCGGTACGCCGGGCGGCACCTCTCCCAGCGCATGGAACAAGTTCAAGCCGCAAGTGCATGCGGAACCCAAACCGCAGACCTTCTGGAACCCGCTCCATCTGCCAAACGACTATCCGCTCGCGCATTTCGAGATGAGCTTCCTGCTTCCCCATTTCCTCAAGGAAGGGCGAGGAAAACTCGACGTCTATTTCACCAGGGTGTTCAATCCGGTCTGGACCTATCCCGACGGCTTTTCATGGATAGAGGCGCTCGAGGACGAATCGAAGATCGGACTGCACGCCGCGCTTACTCCAACCTGGAGCGAGACCGCTTACTTTGCCGATTACGTCCTGCCGATGGGCCACTCGGCCGAACGGCACGACCTGCTCAGCTACGAAACCCACGCAGGGAAATGGATCGCTTTCCGCCAGCCTGTGCTGCGCACCGCCCTGAGAAGAATGGGCAAGCCTGTCAGATATACCTGGGAGGCCAATCCCGGCGAAGTCTGGGAAGAGGATGAATTCTGGATCGAACTGACCTGGCGCATCGATCCTGACGGAAGCCTCGGCATCCGCCAGTACTGCATGTCGCCCTACAGGCCCGGCGAGAAAATAACCATTGACGAGTACTACCGATACATCTTCGAGCATACGGCAGGTCTGCCTGAAAAGGCAGCAGAAGAGGGGCTTTCAGCGTTCGACTACATGCAGAAATACGGAGCGTTCGAGGTTGAAAGCAACGTTTACAATGTGCATGAAAAAGCGGTGCCGCCCTCCGATCTCGACGGCGCTTCGGTGCAGCCTCAGAACGGACTGATCGTGAAAAACGGCAAGGCGGTCGGCGTGGAAGTCGCAGGCCGCTCCTGCGCCGGTTTTCCGACCCCTTCGAAGAAGCAGGAGTTCTATTCAGGCACCATGATCGACTGGAAGTGGCCGGAGTATCGCCTGCCCGGCTACATCAAGAGCCATATCCATGAGGAGACCATGAACCATAAGAACGGAGAGTTTGTGCTGGTGCCGACCTTCCGTCTTCCGGTGCTGATTCACTCCCGTTCCGGCAACGCCAAGTGGCTTGCTGAAATCGCTCACCGCAATCCGGTCTGGATCAACGTTGACGACGGCGCGGCTCTCGGCATAGCCAACGGCGACCTTATCAGGGTCAACACCGATATAGGCTTTTTCGTGAACCGCGCATGGGTGACTGAAGGTATCCGCCCGGGCGTGGTTGCCTGTTCGCATCACATCGGACGGTGGCGTCGCGAGCAGGATCCAGAAGCCAACCGCTGGGCGGCCAACAGGGTCAATATTTCCAAAGAAGGGAAAGGCAAGTGGAAAATGCGCGTTGAAGAGAACATCCAGCCCTACGAGAGCAGCGATGCCGACTCCTCGAGGATTTTCTGGTCGGATGGCGGCGTTCATCAGAACATCACCTTTCCGGTACATCCCGATCCGATAAGCGGCATGCACTGCTGGCACCAGAAGGTTCGGATCGAGAAGGCGCACGAGGGAGACCAGTATGGCGATGTTTTTGTCGATACCGACCGTTCTTTCCGGATTTACAAGGAGTGGCTCGCCATGACGCGTCCCGCGCCCGGACCAGGAGGCCTTCGCCGTCCGCTCTGGCTTAACCGTCCGTTCAGACCCGATGAGAAGACCTACTATCTGAAATAGCAGGTTCAGCGACAAAGATGAACGGTGCGAAACCTGCCGGAAACATCGCCTGTAATTTCCTGCAGCATCAGCAGTACCTGTTTTTTTTCAATCCATTGATAATCAGTCATGCGCGCAGCCGGCAGCAATAAACTCCTTCCAGTTCTCTGTACTGTACTGCCGGCAGTCATCCTGCTGCTGCTGCCGCCCGATCTTCTGGCAGCCTCGCTTCCGCCGGCCGCTCCAACGGCCTGGTGGATCTGGGTGCTGCTTCTTTTTGTCTTTTCCTTTTTTCTTGGAATCGTTTCCGTTCTCGCCGGTGTCGGCGG comes from Chlorobium limicola DSM 245 and encodes:
- a CDS encoding molybdopterin-dependent oxidoreductase is translated as MSYTHKPTVIESLAEKLHLIPDLHAESGGAKALRAAEEGSEVSSPPPEQWDNWVEYDAKSWPERKTKEYMLVPTACFNCEAGCGLLAYVDKETMEIRKLTGNPYHPASRGRNCAKGPATLNQIQDTDRVLYPMKRAGKRGDGQWERVSWDSVLDDIAGRMRKAIMEGRNNEISYHVGRPGHDGFMEWILRAWNVDGHNSHTNVCSSGARFGYAIWEGFDRPSPDHANAKFILLVSAHLESGHYFNPHSQRIIEARMKGAKLAVLDPRLSNTASMSDYWMPSYPGTEPAVLLAMAKVIIDEGLYNRTYLENWVNWQEYLQAEYPGTPVTFENFIEGLKKEYAHYTPEYASKESGVDAAMIVEIARKIGEAGSQFSTHVWRSASSGNLGGWAVSRTLHFLNVLTGSVGTPGGTSPSAWNKFKPQVHAEPKPQTFWNPLHLPNDYPLAHFEMSFLLPHFLKEGRGKLDVYFTRVFNPVWTYPDGFSWIEALEDESKIGLHAALTPTWSETAYFADYVLPMGHSAERHDLLSYETHAGKWIAFRQPVLRTALRRMGKPVRYTWEANPGEVWEEDEFWIELTWRIDPDGSLGIRQYCMSPYRPGEKITIDEYYRYIFEHTAGLPEKAAEEGLSAFDYMQKYGAFEVESNVYNVHEKAVPPSDLDGASVQPQNGLIVKNGKAVGVEVAGRSCAGFPTPSKKQEFYSGTMIDWKWPEYRLPGYIKSHIHEETMNHKNGEFVLVPTFRLPVLIHSRSGNAKWLAEIAHRNPVWINVDDGAALGIANGDLIRVNTDIGFFVNRAWVTEGIRPGVVACSHHIGRWRREQDPEANRWAANRVNISKEGKGKWKMRVEENIQPYESSDADSSRIFWSDGGVHQNITFPVHPDPISGMHCWHQKVRIEKAHEGDQYGDVFVDTDRSFRIYKEWLAMTRPAPGPGGLRRPLWLNRPFRPDEKTYYLK